The nucleotide sequence GCTGCGATCGCTAACTCTAGATTTTCTGCCCTTTCCCCAAGAATGCGATCACTATAAGTATTCCCCAGGCCAATTTGTGTTGCTGCCCAAGCTTCAGGAAAGCTATCACGGGTATAGACTTCTAAAGACAGGTTAAAAGCCGCAATAGCTAACTCTAGATTTTCTGCCCTTTCCCCAAGAATGCGTTGACAATAAGCTATCCCCAGATTATTTTGTGTATTTGCCCAATCTTCAGGAAAGCTATCACGAGTTCTTACTTCTAAAGACAGGTTAAAAACCGCAATAGCTAACTCTAGATTTTCTGCCCTTTCCCCAAGAATGCGATTTCTATAAGCATCCCCCAGAGTATTTTGTGTTCTTGCCCATTCTTCTGGAAAGCTATCACGGGTACATACTTCTAAAGACAGGTTATATGCCACAATAATAGGGCCTAACAATCTTCTGAGACTTTCTGGACTATCCAATGCTTCACCTTGAGCAATTAAGGCTAAGATAAGCTTTTGAGCGGCAATGTATTGAGAAACTCCTATCTTATATCCCGCTTCTCTCAACTCATCAATAAAATCTGTCAAAGCATCAGACTTTATCCAATAGGGGGTTTTATAGACTATTCTTTTTTCCATTGCTCTACAATTTTTTGGGCTATTTCTTGATCCTCAGTAGTTTTAATTAAACTACTAAGAATAGAAACGGCAGAAAAGGACTAATAAATGCCGTCAAAGTTGCAATTTCCACGCCCTGATCCTCATATTGCTATCGCTAAAATCTAAGCAATTGTCTAATATTATAACCGTAAAATTTTCATATCTTTACAAATCTTCGACAACGGAAACAGTCCCTTTAGTAGCTCTTGTAGTATCCATAATTAACTTGAGGAGAGTCAGTAACTATCGAGGCTAAACCGTCTACCCACTTTCTACCCGTTTTCTACCCAAACAGTATAAAAATGACCCAACCGAGAGAGGATAATCTGCTTAAAATGCTCATGGGTAGGAGTTGTTAAATTCCTCAAACCCTATTGTATAAAAGGTTTTGGGGTGATGGAGAATAGGAGACTCGAACCCCTGACCTCTGCGGTGCGATCGCAGCACTCTACCAACTGAGCTAATTCCCCTAGCTTGAATAGTCAACCTTTCAATTTTAACACATCCACTCAACTATTTAGATAAGGCAGTGGGAAAAGATGATAAAACCATTAAACTATTGAATATATGGCTCCCAACTCACAAGCCGGGAAAATGTTAATTGTTGTTATTTCCTGTAATCTTGCTCTAACTGTCCTAAACATTTATATCGCCGTGCGGCTCTGGCGGCTGCGGCGGACTTTAATTAGAGTAACTCGAACTTTAACTTATGTAGAACGTCGTATTAATCGAATTTTTTATAGTGCCCCTGAATTTGTCCTCAAGGGACAACAAGGGACTTATGTCCTGAGACTATACTACCAACAGTTAGGGTTTCAATTAGAACAGTTGCAAAAACTGGTAAGCTTGATTAATTTAGGGTTCACTATTTGGCGACGACAAACTCGCGGTAAACTTATTAAAAATTAAACGATTTTTATATGACAGACCTCAAACAACAAAAATGCGTTCCCTGCGAGGGAAATGTCCCTGCGGCTACTGACTCAGAAATTCAAGAATATAAAAGCCAACTCAGTGATTGGAATTTGATCGACATAGAAGGGGAAAAACGCTTAGAGAAAGTCTATAAGTTTCCCGATTTTAAAAGTGCCGTCACTTTTACCAATGCAGTAGGAGACGAAGCCGAAAAACAAGGACATCACCCGGCTTTATTGACAGAATGGGGTAAAGTAACCGTCACTTGGTGGACTCATGCTATCAGAGGGCTACATAAAAATGATTTCATTATGGCGGCTAAAACTGACGAGATCAAACAATCTCTTTAAATAAACATCCCCTCTAGATGTACTCATCTGACTTGCTGTCGGGATCAAGCTACCTCATTGGGCGGCAAACATGGGAATATATAATATATATTCTGGGAAATTTTAGTTATGATGCAGATTCCAACTTGTCGTAACAGCAATTATTTTGGGCTAAAACGTTTCATTATCCCTCTGTTATCTCTTTTATTAGCTTTTGGCTTATTTATAGCACCGGCATGCGCCACAGGCGTTTATGATTTACCCGTTTTAAATAGTGGTTCGTCTACTTGGATAGTGGATCAAGCCGATGTGATTAGCCTTGCTAATGAAGGCAAAATTAACGGCCAGTTGAAAAAATTGGCCAAAGAAAGCGCTAATGAGGTGCGAATGGTGATTATTCGTCGTCTTAACTTTGATGAGACTATTGATTCTTTTGCGGATCAGCTATTTGATCGCTGGTATCCCACCCCAGAAGAAAAAGCTCACCAAACAGTTCTGGTTATCGATACCCTTTCTAACAATGTGGCTATCCGTAGAGGGGAAGCGGTGAAATCTCTTCTCGGGGATGATATTGTTCAAAGCGTAGTATCTGAAACTGTAGCCATTCCTTTGCGCGATGGAGCCAAATATAATCAGGCCATACTTGATGCTGGTAATCGTCTAGTTGCCGTCTTATCCGGTCAACCCGATCCAGGACCGCCTCAAGTGGAAGAAGCTAGTATTGAAAGCACTTTTACCAGTGCCGAAGAGACAGATGATTTTAATTCCACAATTTGGGTGATTATTATACTCGCTTTAGCGACGATTATCCCAATGGTTACTTATTTTTGGTATGTGGGTTTCCCGGGTAAGTAATCCCCATTAAAGTAGAGACGTTACCGATCACGTCTTGACTCAATTTCAATAATGTCGCCAAAATCTAGCAAGAATCTCCAAAATTAAGCCAAAAATTCTAGCCGTATCCTCAAAGCTTAACAAAAAGTTAAAAAGAGAAAGTATTAACTCACAGGAGTTTTAAGCTTAATTTCTTTTTTCGCATTTTTGTTAAGCTTTGGCTACTATTGAAATCAATATATGAAAGAATTTAAAAAGAAATAAAAAACTTTTATTGTGCAAACGACTTTTAAAAAGTAATACACAAAATTTTCTTAGGGGTTCTAATGGTTTATCCAGAGAAATTTCAAAAGTTAAAAAAACGCTCAAAGAGCCAATCGCCTTCTATTAATCCAGTTGATGAAAACTTTGATTTTGCTATCTGGGCAGAAGCCGTAAGACAGCAAATGGAAACAGTTCTTCAAAGGCGATATCAAGAATAAAATTGTTCTTAAAAGCGGCTGCGTTTTTTATAAGGCAGCACAGGTTTAATTTAAACCCCACTCTCTTTAACTCACATCTTGCAGCAGTTCGGTATCTACGCTTTTTTGGGGAATGGGGAATGAGTAAAGGATAAAATCGCCTTTAACCCTTCCCCTTTAACCTTTCCCCGATTTGAGAAGGTTTTAAATAAATTGGTGCAAGATCTGAGTTTAAGGGCGGGGTCTTATTAAAAAATCTTTATGCCTGCTCCCCTTAAACTAAACGTCAAGACAGAGGGACTCTTTATATTGTTGATTAGTAACCCAACCTGTGCCTTGACATAAATGACACTTGATCAACTCTTCTTCGCTATCAAAGGAAAGTTTTCCTCTGCCTTGACAGTAAGGGCACATAATTTTTTCTTTTCTCCAATAATTGGTTAAGAAGTTTTCATCAGTGATATAGTTAAAATCTTCGTACATTTGAAATTTCTCCTACATTAAAACATTTTGAAAAAAAAAAATTATGGGATAATTAAAAATCTATTAGCCGGGAAAAGGAAACTCAAAAACTCACTCCGAGCTACGATATTTAATTAAGAAAAAAAATAGTTAAATAAAATTTAAACCTTTTTTAGTTGATCCCCACCCTTAACTATAGCTTAATATAACCCTTTCGTAGAGTCCATCATCCGTTCGGGCTATTTTTAACTTTTTTTTAATTTATAATTAAACAGTAAAAAAGCCTAGCTCATTGGCCAGGCTTTTGAGATAAAACTCAGCTAGTTAGAAAGGGAATGAAACTTTGTCAGATAAAATGAATACCTAATTTAGACAAGACCTTGGCCTCTATGTTTGCCACCTTCTTGATTAACTTCTTGTAGTTCTTGAGCGCGTTGAACTTTGTCAGCTTCTTCTTCTTGTCTCAAGTCCCCGGGTTCATTAACATACATTTCGGGTTCGATGGCAAAGTTATTGAGTAACCCTTCTCGGTCAACTGTCATCCCCCCGGTGGTATCAATATCTTCGTTTTTCTTGGGGATTTGTTTAAAGGCTTCCCCTTCTCTTTCCATACGAGCGGCTGATTCAGCATCAATTAAATGTCTATCATAATTCGGGCCTGGTTTAGCTTCTGTACTCATGAAAAAATCCTCCTACTAATAATATTTTTAGTCTTAAACAATTAAATTTTTACTTATCAGTTTCGGCAATAAAGTCGGACTTATCAACATCAGGAACAAAATCCGGACGTTCCTTGTCTTCCCATCCAGTGGGCCGCTTAGAGTTATACCAAGCAATAGAACCAATAGTTGCAGCCGCAATAAAACCAACAATTAAAGATAGGGTTGCTGAATAAGGAAAATGAGGTGCGTTAGCCGCATTAGTGGTAATATCGGAAACGGCAAATAAAAAACTTATCATCTAGTTGACCTCTGTCAATTAACTAATTTTTTATCTTTCCCAATCATAAAAATAAACCAGTAACAAATACATCTATCTTTAGTTATCAACAATTCTCTACTTTTAGAATGAGTTGACAGCACGGGTTTCTCTATCTAAAGACTTAGGTGTTTTTTATTGATCAAATAAATAGCTAGTCATGATTAAAAAACCCAAAGACAGTACCTAAGACTACTCAGTTAAAATCTAAAACTAGACCGAGTTGAGAATCAAAATATAACAGCTAACTCCTATTTTTCTGTCTTGGCCGCCACAGGTAGCCCACCTATAGATAAAAATTTTCAGAGCCTTCATGCAATCGGTACCCCGAGAAACTTAAATTAAATATCCCACTTGGTAGATGAAATAGGGGATTAATTTTATCAGAATGAAATAAATAAGTACCTGGACAAAATTAAAGTTAACTGCGAGTTTGGGGAATGGGCAATGGGGAATGGGCAATGGAGAAGGGTTGTAGGCGTTTTACAATTCTTGACACAGTGGACTTTATTTATGTCCGACTACATAACATCATCAAAACAAATTACGGGAATTCACCCATAAATTTTTTTGACTCGGGTGTATTATTTTTTTAAACAGGATTCTTTATGGATATTATTCGTATTATTTGTGCAATTTTTTTACCGCCACTGGGAGTATTTCTTCAAGTGGGTATTGGCGTAGATTTCTGGATCAATATCCTCTTAACTTTACTGGGATATATACCGGGTATTGTCCATGCAATATGGGTAATCGCTAGAAAATAAAAGCGAATAAATAGAAGCTAAAAGCCGGTAGATTATCTTTGATTTGAGCGGATGACACAAAAGCCCTACTTATTAGGAAAAAAAGCCAGTCCTTCCACAGGTCATTGGTGGATTAGGTTTGTAGCGATTATCGCTTTAGTAAATTTTACTCTAGTAGTCTTCAATGAGACTTATATTTTTTTTAGGCATTTTTATCTAAAATATATACCTGCTGTTGTATCAGTTTATGATCCAGTGAAAAGCATTCTTCCTGATGCCCAAATTAATCATTATCTAAACCAAGTTGATCGTTTAGCCGCAGAAATCAATACACAAGGGTTAGAAGAAGCGGCTACAGAAAAACTTCTGCAAAACCTACGCCAAGAAAGTCTGATTATTCTAGATGATCCTTCTTTTTTAATCTCTAATCAAATAGGGATATTAGCAAAAATCAAGCGTGAAATACAAGCGCATACGGATACTCCATCAGTGCGGAACTCGTTCCGCACCCCAGCTAATCTAGCTTTTAGTAAATTTTGGCGTGCAGAAAATTTAGCTCAACTGGGAACAGAAAAAGAGCTAGATTTTTTTAACGAGCAAATTAGACCTCTTTTACATAAAACTTACTTTCGCGCTCTCAATGAGCAGGGGCAATTAGAGGATAATTTCTGGAAAATTGATCGATGGTTTATGATTTTCTTTGCCCTAGAATTTTTAAGAAAAACCATTTTACGAAAAAAGCAGCATTCAGAGCAGGGGTTTGGGAAAATTCTGCTAAGACGTTGGTATGAAGGCTTTTTTTTCTTACCCTTTTGGCGTTGGTTGCGAATTATTCCTCTGATTGTTAAATTACATCAGTCTCGTTTGGTTAATCTAGAATGGATCTTAGGACAGTTAACTTATGAACCTGCGGCTTATTTATCGGATCGTATTTCTAATTTTTTAATGGTACGCTTGATTAATCAAACTAAAGACGCTATAAGCAATGGAGACATTAGCCGCACTTTACTAGAACCCCAACCTTATATTAAAGTCAGTTCAGTTGATAAAGCTGATGCCATCATTGATCGTTTACTTCAATTGACTATTTATAACATTTTGCCTAAAATCAAACCTGATTTAGAGGCTTTATTGCGTCATAGTTTACGAGAAAGTGTCATTCAATCTGATTTTTATCAGGGGTTAAGAAATATTCCCGGAATAGACGCTTTTCCCAAAGAAGCTATACAACAATTAGCAGATTATTTAGCCGGGGGAACAGTCGAACTGATTACTAATTCTTATTCTGACATAAGAGGTCGGCAATTGTTTGATGAACTCTCTCAAAATTTTAAAGCGGCTCTACAAAAAGAATTACAGGATAAACTCAATCAAACTGAACTCAAAACCCTGATGTCTGAGTTATTAGAAGAGATAAAACTTAATTATGTGCAACGTTCAACACAACACGATCCCGAAGCCATTTTAGAAGAAGCGGAACAAATTCGTTATGTGGCTACGTTACGAATAAATTAAAATGATTACTTAAATACGCCTATGGGCAAACCACTATACATTGATCTAATCTGGTTGTCAGACTGCGGTTTATTGCGGACATCATGATCCAAAATATG is from Gloeothece verrucosa PCC 7822 and encodes:
- a CDS encoding 4a-hydroxytetrahydrobiopterin dehydratase; this encodes MTDLKQQKCVPCEGNVPAATDSEIQEYKSQLSDWNLIDIEGEKRLEKVYKFPDFKSAVTFTNAVGDEAEKQGHHPALLTEWGKVTVTWWTHAIRGLHKNDFIMAAKTDEIKQSL
- the psb32 gene encoding photosystem II repair protein Psb32, producing MMQIPTCRNSNYFGLKRFIIPLLSLLLAFGLFIAPACATGVYDLPVLNSGSSTWIVDQADVISLANEGKINGQLKKLAKESANEVRMVIIRRLNFDETIDSFADQLFDRWYPTPEEKAHQTVLVIDTLSNNVAIRRGEAVKSLLGDDIVQSVVSETVAIPLRDGAKYNQAILDAGNRLVAVLSGQPDPGPPQVEEASIESTFTSAEETDDFNSTIWVIIILALATIIPMVTYFWYVGFPGK
- the psb35 gene encoding photosystem II assembly protein Psb35 — its product is MISFLFAVSDITTNAANAPHFPYSATLSLIVGFIAAATIGSIAWYNSKRPTGWEDKERPDFVPDVDKSDFIAETDK
- a CDS encoding YqaE/Pmp3 family membrane protein, which produces MDIIRIICAIFLPPLGVFLQVGIGVDFWINILLTLLGYIPGIVHAIWVIARK